A stretch of the Sorangium aterium genome encodes the following:
- a CDS encoding winged helix-turn-helix domain-containing protein produces MRTLDLWDDPPRLFHDDESKARAIVVEALDRPDLAAAALRALRREPRLEEVGALVAVSVAQIARIEPSSGFDDFLLVPYVPAELYARVRLVEWRRSEFATEERVKVGAIVIDRAAHDVSVGGMHVPLTAKEFALLSYVCERRGKVVSRTELLRRVWGSQYEGGARTVDIHVRRLRAKLGAALPLVTLRGAGYRLESPIPGAGGPEGGDASRALQRSGAGEEAQGDERGELRDEDEDEESDDEGDEDEGGEDGEDEESAQAERRAGPSAHDAAPPGRERRITR; encoded by the coding sequence GTGCGGACCCTGGATCTCTGGGACGATCCACCGCGGCTCTTCCACGACGACGAGAGCAAGGCACGGGCGATCGTCGTCGAGGCGCTCGACAGGCCGGATCTGGCCGCCGCGGCGCTTCGCGCGCTGCGCCGCGAGCCGCGCCTCGAGGAGGTCGGCGCGCTGGTCGCCGTGAGCGTCGCGCAGATCGCGCGGATCGAGCCGTCGAGCGGCTTCGACGACTTCCTGCTCGTGCCGTACGTGCCCGCCGAGCTCTACGCGCGCGTGCGCCTCGTCGAGTGGCGCCGCAGCGAGTTCGCGACCGAGGAGCGGGTGAAGGTGGGCGCGATCGTCATCGACCGCGCGGCCCATGACGTCTCGGTCGGCGGCATGCATGTGCCGCTCACCGCGAAGGAATTCGCGCTGCTCTCGTACGTGTGCGAGCGCCGCGGAAAAGTTGTGTCGCGGACAGAGCTCCTCCGCCGTGTCTGGGGCAGCCAGTACGAGGGCGGCGCGCGGACCGTCGACATCCACGTGAGGCGCCTCAGGGCGAAGCTCGGCGCGGCGCTGCCCCTCGTCACGCTGCGCGGGGCCGGGTACCGCCTCGAGTCGCCGATCCCCGGCGCCGGTGGTCCCGAGGGCGGCGACGCGAGCAGGGCGCTCCAGCGAAGCGGGGCCGGCGAGGAGGCCCAGGGCGACGAGCGCGGGGAGCTGCGCGACGAGGACGAGGACGAGGAGAGCGACGACGAGGGCGACGAGGACGAGGGCGGCGAGGACGGCGAGGACGAGGAATCCGCGCAAGCCGAGCGGCGAGCGGGGCCGTCTGCGCACGACGCTGCGCCGCCCGGGCGCGAGCGGCGCATCACCCGATGA
- a CDS encoding MXAN_5808 family serine peptidase — MPHRPMERIAKALVVSAAFPLAAYFVLQFGPGGLWRGFEPALAVTGQVAKAPYDLTRLEAVNETLKMIRDKYVEPDRVKPKEMLLSALNAVQRDVAQVIVLNEDPNEVTVRVETSEKKFRIDNIQGPWDVSARLREVFTFLQKNLRGTEVDLRDVEYAACNGMLHTLDPHSTFLSPEAYKEMNLSTSGAFGGLGVVISIRDQMLTVLNPMPDTPAGRAGLKRLDRIVKINNESTLNMPLDDAVRRLRGDPGTPVTVWLTREGEGGWQGPKAFELTREVIKVRSVESRALEGGVGYVRLKTFQATSTAELDAALDGLRSKGPLKGLVLDLRGNPGGLLDQAARIADKFLADGVIVSTVGASEGREEKRAKGPGTEPLYPIVVLVSGNSASASEIVAGALKNNDRAVIVGSQTFGKGSVQLVFPDVTAEKAALKLTIAQYLTPGDISIQGVGVTPDIELDPMTVDDLEMDLTVQKDGLRERDLSAHLSNARAAAAGKPSEVVRYQLTSAEREQMRERGGDIDEDFAVDFPIRFARDLAARMPPSTPRLQQLRAMHDYIDQVGKEELGKVAAELTKLGVDWSDAPEGATPAAKSELDVKVETDRPSAEVTAGQPMELRVTVKNNGKQPVYRLRGTTESDNPYFDSKELIFGKIGPGQTKSAKAPLGWCEVEGRKIGSTKPRKANEKRVCTIPMDALSRSDGLKVKFEVAAAAEPPAVEIRPTVRALDRPLFQYAYQIADDREGNGDGLIQKGERVSMYLTVKNVGKGPSYETQANIANLSGDGLMLHAGRFDISNIKPGDVRKVVFSFDVEQQLSEPEATLTLSVGDRDLREFASEKVKIPISPRIQLNGGGSTMKAGAEGATLLPSPEASARGFGRLAAGAVVKVLGEAPGGFVKIDLSAGRFAFVAAREVTPGGGPAPAAVAFEDLYSHAPPTLDIAAAALATSAGTMKITGTASDSERLLDTFIFVGSRKLYYKSNRDGADPKKAEFSFEAPLRPGVNVITVVARETPDTTTRRTLVVRKDGPDGSILKTPKSDNPVDDWIADRGGEE, encoded by the coding sequence ATGCCTCACCGACCCATGGAGCGCATCGCCAAGGCGCTCGTCGTGTCCGCCGCGTTCCCGCTGGCAGCGTACTTCGTCCTTCAGTTCGGCCCTGGCGGGCTCTGGCGCGGGTTCGAGCCCGCGCTCGCGGTCACCGGACAGGTGGCCAAGGCGCCGTACGACCTCACCCGCCTCGAGGCCGTCAACGAGACGCTCAAGATGATCCGGGACAAGTACGTCGAGCCGGATCGCGTCAAGCCGAAGGAGATGCTGCTGTCGGCGCTCAACGCCGTCCAGCGCGACGTCGCGCAGGTGATCGTCCTCAACGAGGATCCCAACGAGGTCACCGTCCGCGTCGAGACCAGCGAGAAGAAGTTCCGGATCGACAACATCCAGGGCCCCTGGGACGTCTCCGCGCGCCTCCGCGAGGTCTTCACCTTCCTCCAGAAGAACCTCCGCGGCACCGAGGTCGATCTGCGGGACGTCGAGTACGCCGCGTGCAACGGCATGCTGCACACGCTCGACCCGCACTCGACGTTCCTGAGCCCCGAGGCGTACAAGGAGATGAACCTCTCCACGTCGGGCGCGTTCGGCGGGCTCGGCGTCGTGATCTCGATCCGCGACCAGATGCTCACCGTCCTGAACCCGATGCCCGACACGCCCGCGGGCAGGGCGGGCCTCAAGCGGCTCGATCGGATCGTGAAGATCAACAACGAGTCGACGCTCAACATGCCGCTCGACGACGCTGTGCGGAGGCTCCGCGGCGATCCGGGCACCCCGGTCACCGTGTGGCTGACCCGCGAGGGCGAGGGCGGGTGGCAGGGGCCGAAGGCCTTCGAGCTGACCCGTGAGGTGATCAAGGTGAGGTCCGTCGAGTCGCGCGCCCTGGAGGGCGGCGTCGGCTACGTCCGGCTCAAGACGTTCCAGGCGACCTCCACCGCGGAGCTCGACGCGGCGCTCGACGGGCTGCGCAGCAAGGGGCCGCTGAAGGGGCTCGTGCTCGATCTGCGCGGCAACCCGGGCGGCCTGCTCGATCAGGCCGCGCGCATCGCCGACAAGTTCCTCGCCGACGGCGTCATCGTGTCCACGGTCGGCGCCTCCGAAGGGCGCGAGGAGAAGCGCGCCAAGGGGCCGGGCACCGAGCCGCTGTACCCGATCGTGGTGCTCGTGAGCGGCAACAGCGCGAGCGCGAGCGAGATCGTGGCCGGGGCGCTGAAGAACAACGATCGCGCCGTCATCGTCGGCTCGCAGACGTTCGGCAAGGGCAGCGTGCAGCTCGTCTTCCCCGACGTCACGGCCGAGAAGGCGGCCCTCAAGCTCACGATCGCGCAGTACCTGACGCCGGGCGACATCTCGATCCAGGGCGTCGGCGTCACGCCGGACATCGAGCTCGATCCAATGACGGTCGACGACCTCGAGATGGATCTCACCGTGCAGAAGGATGGGCTCCGGGAGCGCGATCTCTCGGCGCACCTCTCGAACGCGCGCGCGGCGGCCGCGGGCAAGCCGTCCGAGGTCGTCCGTTACCAGCTCACGAGCGCCGAGCGCGAGCAGATGCGGGAGCGCGGCGGCGACATCGACGAGGACTTCGCCGTCGACTTCCCCATCCGCTTCGCGCGGGATCTCGCCGCGCGGATGCCGCCCTCCACGCCGAGGCTCCAGCAGCTCCGGGCGATGCACGACTACATCGATCAGGTCGGCAAGGAGGAGCTTGGCAAGGTCGCGGCCGAGCTGACGAAGCTCGGCGTCGACTGGTCCGACGCGCCCGAGGGCGCCACGCCGGCGGCGAAGTCCGAGCTCGACGTGAAGGTCGAGACCGATCGCCCGAGCGCCGAGGTGACCGCGGGCCAGCCGATGGAGCTCCGGGTCACGGTCAAGAACAACGGAAAGCAGCCGGTCTACCGGCTCCGTGGGACGACGGAGAGCGACAACCCGTACTTCGACAGCAAGGAGCTCATCTTCGGCAAGATCGGCCCCGGCCAGACGAAGAGCGCGAAGGCGCCGCTCGGCTGGTGCGAGGTCGAGGGGCGGAAGATCGGCTCGACGAAGCCGAGGAAGGCGAACGAGAAGCGCGTCTGCACGATCCCGATGGACGCCCTCTCCCGGAGCGACGGCCTCAAGGTGAAGTTCGAGGTCGCGGCCGCGGCGGAGCCGCCGGCGGTCGAGATCCGGCCCACGGTGCGCGCGCTCGACCGGCCGCTCTTCCAGTACGCCTATCAGATCGCGGATGACCGCGAGGGCAACGGCGACGGGCTCATCCAGAAGGGAGAGCGGGTCAGCATGTACCTGACCGTCAAGAACGTCGGCAAGGGGCCGTCGTACGAGACGCAGGCGAACATCGCGAACCTCTCGGGCGACGGGCTCATGCTGCACGCGGGGCGCTTCGACATCTCGAACATCAAGCCGGGCGACGTGCGCAAGGTGGTCTTCAGCTTCGACGTGGAGCAGCAGCTGTCGGAGCCCGAGGCGACCCTCACGCTCTCGGTCGGCGATCGCGATCTCCGCGAGTTCGCCAGCGAGAAGGTGAAGATCCCGATCTCGCCGCGCATCCAGCTCAACGGCGGCGGCTCCACCATGAAGGCCGGGGCGGAGGGGGCGACCCTGCTCCCGTCGCCGGAGGCGAGCGCGCGCGGCTTCGGCCGGCTCGCGGCGGGCGCCGTGGTCAAGGTGCTCGGCGAGGCGCCAGGCGGGTTCGTCAAGATCGACCTCAGCGCCGGGCGCTTCGCGTTCGTCGCGGCGCGCGAGGTGACCCCTGGCGGCGGGCCGGCTCCGGCGGCGGTCGCGTTCGAGGACCTCTACTCGCACGCGCCGCCGACGCTGGACATCGCCGCGGCGGCGCTGGCGACGAGCGCCGGCACCATGAAGATCACGGGGACGGCGTCGGACAGCGAGCGGCTGCTCGACACCTTCATCTTCGTCGGGTCGAGGAAGCTCTACTACAAGTCGAACCGCGACGGCGCCGACCCGAAGAAGGCCGAGTTCTCGTTCGAGGCGCCGCTCCGGCCGGGGGTCAACGTGATCACCGTGGTCGCGCGCGAGACGCCCGACACCACGACGCGGCGCACGCTCGTCGTGCGCAAGGACGGGCCTGACGGCTCGATCCTGAAGACCCCGAAGTCCGACAACCCCGTGGACGATTGGATTGCGGACCGCGGCGGCGAGGAGTAG
- a CDS encoding uroporphyrinogen-III synthase produces MSTPTHPRNDRPSPPAPSDFAGRRVICFESRRASEMASLIQRYGGVPVTAPTLREVPIERNERALDFARRLAGAEFDVVILMTGVGTRALVAEAAPALEPSQGGEASDGDAGADAQGVSLLAAALSSVQIVVRGPKPASALRELGLTRFITVREPNTWREIVEAVSVLGDLSGKRVAVQEHGAPSHELYASLSAAGAHVTPVPVYRWALPEDTAPLRQALRLMADGGAAITLFTSRAQVEHALLVAAEEGLVERLRAALARGVVASIGPVCTEALRAEGIEPDFEPEHPKMGHLVKAAAARALEILVAKGNRGDAPLPAQSS; encoded by the coding sequence GTGAGCACGCCCACCCACCCACGAAACGACCGTCCCTCTCCGCCCGCGCCGTCTGACTTCGCCGGGCGCCGCGTCATCTGCTTCGAGAGCCGCCGCGCCTCCGAGATGGCCTCGCTGATCCAGCGGTATGGCGGTGTGCCCGTCACGGCGCCCACGCTCCGCGAGGTGCCCATCGAGAGGAACGAGCGCGCTCTCGACTTCGCGCGGCGCCTCGCGGGCGCCGAGTTCGACGTCGTGATCCTGATGACCGGCGTCGGGACCCGGGCGCTCGTGGCCGAGGCGGCGCCTGCGCTCGAGCCGAGCCAGGGCGGCGAGGCGTCCGACGGTGACGCTGGTGCGGACGCCCAGGGCGTATCTCTCCTGGCGGCGGCGCTTTCGTCCGTGCAGATCGTCGTGCGCGGCCCCAAGCCGGCCTCGGCGCTGCGCGAGCTGGGCCTGACCCGCTTCATCACCGTCCGCGAGCCGAACACCTGGCGGGAGATCGTCGAGGCCGTCAGCGTGCTCGGCGACCTGAGCGGAAAGCGCGTCGCCGTCCAGGAGCACGGCGCGCCGAGCCACGAGCTTTACGCGAGCCTCTCGGCGGCCGGCGCGCATGTCACGCCGGTGCCGGTGTACCGCTGGGCGCTCCCGGAGGACACCGCGCCGCTCCGGCAGGCGCTCCGCCTCATGGCGGACGGCGGCGCGGCGATCACGCTCTTCACGAGCCGCGCGCAGGTCGAGCACGCGCTCCTCGTGGCGGCCGAGGAGGGGCTCGTCGAGCGGCTGCGCGCCGCGCTCGCGCGGGGCGTGGTGGCGTCCATCGGGCCGGTCTGCACGGAGGCGCTGCGCGCCGAGGGGATCGAGCCGGATTTCGAGCCCGAGCACCCGAAGATGGGCCACCTGGTCAAGGCGGCGGCCGCGCGCGCGCTCGAGATCCTCGTCGCGAAGGGAAACCGGGGCGACGCGCCCCTGCCGGCTCAGTCCTCGTAG
- a CDS encoding tellurite resistance TerB family protein gives MGLLAWLGLKQGGSFPNLDALLTELRAALPDDEAVVLRYIATVIVLLGKVACVDGRFSDKEDELLRELLTHVDGLAPSGVEAVFNALQGKLPALQEGEVDRCYRELKALCNASERVEVVRLLIRLAAADGTPTPAERAEIERIAEELGVSLADIEPDLSVEAGPQAGSPALPDDRSDPGSEPPA, from the coding sequence GTGGGACTCCTCGCCTGGCTCGGCCTGAAGCAGGGGGGCTCGTTCCCTAACCTCGACGCCCTCCTGACGGAGCTCCGCGCGGCGCTCCCGGACGACGAGGCGGTCGTCCTCCGCTACATCGCCACCGTCATCGTCCTGCTCGGCAAGGTCGCGTGCGTCGACGGCCGCTTCTCCGACAAGGAAGACGAGCTGCTCCGCGAGCTGCTCACGCACGTCGACGGGCTCGCGCCGAGCGGCGTCGAGGCGGTGTTCAACGCCCTGCAGGGCAAGCTGCCCGCGCTCCAGGAGGGCGAGGTCGACCGCTGCTACCGCGAGCTCAAGGCGCTCTGCAACGCGAGCGAGCGGGTGGAGGTCGTGCGCCTCTTGATCCGGCTCGCGGCCGCGGATGGCACGCCCACGCCGGCCGAGCGGGCCGAGATCGAGCGCATCGCCGAGGAGCTCGGCGTCTCGCTCGCTGACATCGAGCCGGACCTCTCCGTCGAGGCCGGCCCTCAGGCCGGCTCTCCGGCGCTGCCGGACGACCGGAGCGATCCCGGCAGCGAGCCCCCGGCGTGA
- a CDS encoding tetratricopeptide repeat protein, with protein sequence MAVDRDKVLQTAQKLVERKRFDKAIVEYQKLVADDPKDVRTLLKIGDLYLKTEEYVEAITTYERVGQFYSLQGFALKAIAVYKQIREIIHKHVPQYEDRFGHIVPRLAEIYTQLGLTSDALAAYDEVATRLLRAGRPTATRSTSSSGSSTSTRTTPSPTSASRRR encoded by the coding sequence GTGGCGGTCGATCGCGACAAGGTACTCCAGACCGCGCAGAAGCTTGTCGAGCGGAAGCGCTTCGACAAGGCCATTGTCGAGTACCAGAAGCTGGTCGCAGACGATCCGAAGGACGTCCGCACGCTGCTCAAGATCGGCGACCTCTACCTGAAGACGGAGGAGTACGTCGAGGCGATCACCACCTACGAGCGCGTCGGCCAGTTCTACTCCCTTCAGGGCTTCGCGCTCAAAGCGATCGCCGTTTACAAGCAGATCCGCGAGATCATCCACAAGCACGTCCCGCAGTACGAGGATCGCTTCGGCCACATCGTCCCGCGCCTCGCGGAGATCTACACGCAGCTCGGGCTCACGAGCGACGCGCTCGCCGCCTACGACGAGGTCGCGACGCGCCTCCTCCGCGCGGGGCGACCGACCGCGACGCGATCGACATCTTCAAGCGGGTCGTCGACCTCGACACGAACAACCCCCTCGCCTACCTCCGCCTCGCGGAGGCGCTGA
- a CDS encoding tetratricopeptide repeat protein translates to MVERLLQHRPDARFARMAAEIYLDRGDPSDGMSALTKLQIAFKENPRDLETLALLARAFDLLGQPAKAIEVQKESARIAKEAGRVDHFAALVSALITRAPNDEGVRQLASQIAPSSRSTRASIDVELDEGEGEGDDEEAEELDVEDDEPASAVPIPLRASQPSTSPIASPRQLVAHAESLRRDRQYDKAVALLKGGVARLPAARELREKLCDVLIEAGDQDAAVEQMLAFAQQLASEDAVDDAARLLDEVLLLDPGNAQATEMLNLLGYAVPQEDELADEEHAEPEASPTAGENDAYASEVPSQDLYDPDAPLPAYTLDEDGVVEALPRRPELVTHLDDPFANEPPLPSFPIEDVEEVEDVEELEAIDDEEEETASVNPSRAPEHPLAVAASQAPPPASSIPPPPVLAAPPPALYSPVSGRPASVRPASGRSVPPGSLRRADALDEDALEEVEFFAQHGMFDEARNILEEQLARLPNHPLLMERLREVTELASDARGVVRAATDNESGTRAVPRGSERPDEDRAFDIAESLKMIDELEVVPGSVTGVQDDPRQISVESVFEQFKAGVAAQISESDASTHYDLGVAYKEMGLYADAIGEFELAARDPGRECVCQSMIGVTHLQMGNIEAGIDALIRGLHASHKTVEQELALTYEIANAYEMRGVPEQALYYFQRVARMSPSYSDPRGSVAERLRRIDVPKPAARAVGAEMIADEFDAAFDDMLPSGKLP, encoded by the coding sequence GTGGTCGAGCGCCTGCTGCAGCACCGCCCGGACGCCCGGTTCGCCCGCATGGCCGCCGAGATCTACCTCGATCGCGGCGATCCGAGCGACGGGATGTCGGCCCTGACCAAGCTGCAGATCGCGTTCAAGGAGAACCCGCGAGACCTGGAGACGCTCGCGCTCCTCGCCCGCGCCTTCGATCTGCTCGGGCAGCCGGCCAAGGCGATCGAGGTGCAGAAGGAGTCGGCGCGCATCGCCAAGGAGGCCGGGCGGGTCGACCATTTCGCCGCGCTCGTCTCGGCCCTGATCACGCGCGCCCCGAACGACGAGGGCGTGCGCCAGCTCGCCTCCCAGATCGCGCCCTCGTCGAGGAGCACGCGCGCGTCGATCGACGTCGAGCTCGACGAGGGCGAGGGCGAGGGCGACGACGAGGAGGCGGAGGAGCTCGACGTCGAGGACGACGAGCCCGCGTCCGCGGTGCCGATCCCGCTCCGCGCGTCGCAGCCCTCGACGTCGCCGATCGCGAGCCCGCGGCAGCTCGTCGCGCACGCCGAGAGCCTCCGGCGCGACCGGCAGTACGACAAGGCGGTCGCCCTGCTCAAGGGCGGCGTCGCCCGGCTGCCGGCCGCTCGAGAGCTGCGCGAGAAGCTCTGCGACGTCCTGATCGAGGCGGGCGATCAGGACGCCGCCGTCGAGCAGATGCTCGCGTTCGCGCAGCAGCTGGCCAGCGAGGACGCCGTCGACGACGCGGCGAGGCTCCTCGACGAGGTGCTGCTGCTCGATCCCGGCAACGCGCAGGCCACGGAGATGCTCAACCTGCTCGGCTACGCCGTCCCGCAGGAGGACGAGCTCGCCGACGAGGAGCACGCCGAGCCGGAAGCCTCGCCGACGGCCGGCGAGAACGACGCGTACGCGTCCGAGGTGCCGAGCCAGGACCTCTACGACCCCGACGCGCCGCTGCCCGCGTACACCCTCGACGAAGACGGCGTCGTCGAGGCGCTCCCCCGGCGGCCCGAGCTCGTCACGCACCTCGACGACCCGTTCGCGAACGAGCCGCCGCTGCCGAGCTTCCCGATCGAGGACGTCGAAGAGGTCGAGGACGTCGAGGAGCTCGAGGCCATCGACGACGAGGAGGAGGAGACGGCGTCGGTCAACCCGAGCCGTGCGCCCGAGCACCCCCTGGCCGTCGCTGCGTCCCAGGCTCCGCCCCCGGCGTCCTCGATACCTCCCCCTCCCGTGCTCGCGGCGCCGCCGCCGGCCCTGTACAGCCCGGTGTCGGGCCGACCGGCGTCGGTCCGACCGGCGTCGGGCCGCTCCGTGCCGCCGGGGTCCTTGCGGCGCGCGGACGCGCTCGACGAGGACGCGCTCGAGGAGGTCGAGTTCTTCGCGCAGCACGGGATGTTCGACGAGGCGCGGAACATCCTCGAGGAGCAGCTCGCGCGGCTGCCGAACCACCCGCTCCTGATGGAGCGGCTGCGCGAGGTCACGGAGCTGGCCTCGGACGCGCGGGGGGTGGTGCGGGCGGCGACCGACAACGAGAGCGGCACGCGGGCCGTCCCGCGCGGCAGCGAGCGGCCGGACGAGGATCGCGCGTTCGACATCGCCGAGTCGCTCAAGATGATCGATGAGCTTGAGGTCGTTCCGGGCTCGGTGACGGGCGTCCAGGACGATCCTCGGCAGATCAGCGTCGAGAGCGTCTTCGAGCAGTTCAAGGCGGGCGTCGCGGCGCAGATCTCCGAGTCCGACGCGTCGACGCACTACGATCTCGGCGTCGCCTACAAGGAGATGGGGCTCTACGCCGACGCGATCGGCGAGTTCGAGCTCGCCGCCCGCGACCCCGGGCGAGAGTGCGTCTGCCAATCGATGATCGGCGTCACCCACCTCCAGATGGGCAACATCGAGGCGGGCATCGACGCGCTCATCCGCGGGCTGCACGCCTCGCACAAGACGGTCGAGCAGGAGCTCGCGCTGACCTACGAGATCGCGAACGCCTACGAGATGCGCGGCGTCCCCGAGCAGGCGCTCTACTACTTCCAGCGCGTCGCCCGGATGAGCCCGAGCTACAGCGACCCGCGCGGCAGCGTGGCGGAGCGGCTGCGCCGCATCGACGTCCCGAAGCCGGCCGCGCGCGCCGTCGGCGCCGAGATGATCGCGGACGAGTTCGACGCCGCCTTCGACGATATGCTCCCGAGCGGCAAGCTGCCCTGA
- a CDS encoding TldD/PmbA family protein gives MSRSQAYRAPFAPGEENAVDAALCERLLSVALSKGGDYADLFFEYRAGGGFTFDEGILKAASRGVSMGVGVRVQRGDATGYAYTEDLTWDAMRRAAETAAQIATGSGGKEKIELRRRELPTRYELPSISLDAPGLAKRALLERASAAALAYDPSIVKAEASFVEEVREVLVATSDGRMAHDVQPLIRFGVRALAERSGKRQEGSSGGGGRMTTAYFEGKSPEWHAEEAARQAVAMLDARDAPAGEMNVVLAPGDSGILLHEAVGHGLEADFNRKGTSNYAGQVGKDVASPLCTVVDDATLLQSRGTINVDDEGHEPERSTLIENGKLVGYMHDRLSARHFGLTPTGNGRRESFAAAPMPRMTNTILLAGPHDPEEIVRSVKRGVFAKKFGGGQVDISNGDFVFSLTESYLIEDGKLTAPLKGVNLIGNGPEVLRRVTMLGHDVAVSDGIWTCGKDGQSVPVGVGCPTIKIDLITVGGTRIG, from the coding sequence ATGTCGCGCAGCCAGGCCTACCGTGCCCCGTTCGCTCCTGGAGAGGAAAATGCCGTCGACGCCGCGCTTTGCGAGCGGCTCCTCTCCGTCGCCCTGTCCAAGGGAGGTGATTACGCTGACCTCTTCTTCGAGTACCGCGCCGGAGGCGGGTTCACCTTCGACGAAGGGATCCTGAAGGCGGCGTCGCGCGGGGTGTCGATGGGGGTCGGCGTCCGCGTCCAGCGAGGAGACGCGACCGGGTACGCGTACACGGAGGACCTCACCTGGGACGCGATGCGGCGCGCGGCCGAGACGGCGGCGCAGATCGCGACGGGCTCCGGCGGCAAGGAGAAGATCGAGCTCAGGCGCCGCGAGCTGCCGACCCGCTACGAGCTGCCCAGCATCTCGCTCGACGCCCCCGGGCTCGCGAAGCGCGCGCTGCTCGAGCGCGCGAGCGCCGCGGCGCTCGCCTACGATCCCAGCATCGTCAAGGCGGAGGCGAGCTTCGTCGAGGAGGTGCGCGAGGTCCTCGTGGCCACGAGCGACGGGCGGATGGCGCACGACGTCCAGCCGCTCATCCGCTTCGGCGTGCGGGCGCTCGCCGAGCGCAGCGGAAAGCGCCAGGAAGGATCGAGCGGCGGCGGCGGGCGCATGACGACGGCCTACTTCGAGGGCAAGTCGCCGGAGTGGCACGCCGAGGAGGCCGCCCGGCAGGCGGTCGCGATGCTCGACGCCCGCGACGCGCCCGCGGGCGAGATGAACGTCGTGCTCGCCCCGGGCGACAGCGGCATCCTGCTCCACGAGGCGGTGGGGCACGGGCTCGAGGCGGACTTCAACCGCAAGGGGACCAGCAACTACGCGGGACAGGTCGGCAAGGACGTCGCGAGCCCGCTCTGCACGGTGGTGGACGACGCGACGCTCCTGCAGTCGCGCGGCACGATCAACGTGGACGACGAGGGCCACGAGCCCGAGCGCAGCACGCTCATCGAGAACGGCAAGCTCGTCGGGTACATGCACGACCGGCTCTCGGCCCGGCACTTCGGGCTCACGCCGACCGGCAACGGGCGTCGCGAGAGCTTCGCCGCCGCGCCGATGCCCAGGATGACGAACACCATCCTGCTCGCGGGCCCGCACGATCCCGAGGAGATCGTGAGGTCCGTGAAGCGCGGCGTCTTCGCGAAGAAGTTCGGCGGCGGCCAGGTCGACATCTCGAACGGCGATTTCGTGTTCTCGCTGACCGAGAGCTACCTCATCGAGGACGGCAAGCTGACCGCGCCGCTCAAGGGCGTGAACCTCATCGGCAACGGCCCCGAGGTGCTCCGGCGCGTCACCATGCTCGGCCACGACGTGGCCGTCTCCGACGGCATCTGGACGTGCGGCAAGGACGGACAGAGCGTCCCCGTGGGTGTTGGCTGCCCCACAATCAAGATCGATCTCATCACGGTCGGCGGAACGCGGATCGGCTGA
- the pdxA gene encoding 4-hydroxythreonine-4-phosphate dehydrogenase PdxA, translating to MTSPVRRGGARTTAAAARGGGRSRAEGPPIVAISVGCPSGVGPEVAVAGAASVEGARCVLVGDEAIVRRAARLVRVAARRLVVVDGRAAIEQLAPGTIGLWAGSTRLSRPSAFGRPEAEDGAAQLAWIDAATDLVRDGVAAALVTGPASKHAIATSGAPGSADFLGHTEHLGRRLRAREVTMAFASGKLVTALVTTHLPLRDVPEAVSPREVARAAVWLARLLGDLGREKPRVAVAALNPHAGEGGLLGDEEQVRITPGIRLAARRLSRSGPAAELTGPVGAETAFRLAARGALDGVVAMYHDQATIPSKLLGFGEAVNVTLGLPIVRTSVDHGTAYDLAGTGRADPRGMREAIVLAAQLAAARAR from the coding sequence ATGACGTCGCCGGTTCGCCGCGGCGGCGCGCGAACGACCGCCGCTGCGGCGCGCGGCGGCGGCCGCTCGCGCGCCGAAGGGCCGCCGATCGTCGCGATCAGCGTCGGGTGCCCCAGCGGGGTGGGCCCCGAGGTGGCCGTGGCCGGCGCGGCGTCCGTCGAGGGCGCGCGCTGCGTGCTCGTCGGCGATGAGGCGATCGTCCGGCGGGCAGCGCGGCTCGTCCGGGTCGCGGCCCGCCGGCTCGTCGTGGTCGATGGGCGCGCGGCCATCGAGCAGCTCGCGCCCGGCACGATCGGGCTCTGGGCGGGCAGCACGCGGCTCTCGCGGCCGAGCGCGTTCGGTCGGCCCGAGGCGGAGGACGGCGCGGCGCAGCTCGCATGGATCGACGCGGCGACGGACCTGGTCCGCGACGGCGTCGCTGCGGCGCTGGTCACGGGGCCCGCGTCGAAGCACGCGATCGCCACGAGCGGCGCGCCAGGGTCCGCGGACTTCCTCGGGCACACAGAGCACCTGGGCCGGCGGCTCCGCGCGCGCGAGGTCACGATGGCCTTCGCCTCGGGCAAGCTCGTGACCGCCCTCGTGACGACGCACCTGCCGCTGCGCGACGTGCCGGAGGCGGTGAGCCCGCGCGAGGTGGCGCGCGCCGCGGTGTGGCTCGCGCGGCTGCTCGGCGACCTCGGCCGCGAGAAACCGCGCGTCGCCGTCGCCGCGCTCAACCCGCACGCTGGCGAAGGCGGCCTCCTCGGCGACGAGGAGCAGGTGCGGATCACGCCGGGGATCCGCCTCGCGGCGCGGCGGCTTTCGCGCTCGGGCCCGGCGGCGGAGCTGACCGGGCCCGTCGGCGCGGAGACGGCGTTCCGGCTCGCGGCGCGCGGCGCGCTCGACGGGGTCGTCGCCATGTACCACGACCAGGCGACGATCCCGAGCAAGCTCCTGGGCTTCGGCGAGGCCGTGAACGTCACGCTCGGCCTGCCGATCGTGCGCACGAGCGTCGACCATGGCACCG